The Caloenas nicobarica isolate bCalNic1 chromosome Z, bCalNic1.hap1, whole genome shotgun sequence genome has a segment encoding these proteins:
- the SRP19 gene encoding signal recognition particle 19 kDa protein, with the protein MAAAATAASPADKERFICIYPAYLNNKKTIAEGRRIPIDKAVENPTSTEIQDVCAAVGFNVLLEKNKMYPREWNRDVQYRGRVRIQLKQDDGNPCLPQFPTRKSVMLYAAETIPKLKTRTQKMGGSDQSLQQGEGGKKGKGKKKK; encoded by the exons ATGGCCGCTGCTGCTACCGCCGCTTCTCCGGCTGATAAGGAGAG atTCATCTGCATTTATCCAGCTTATTTGAATAACAAGAAGACAAtagcagaaggaagaaggatACCTATAGACAAA GCTGTTGAGAATCCTACATCTACAGAAATCCAAGATGTATGTGCAGCAGTTGGATTCAATGTGCTATTAGAG aaaaataagatgtaTCCCAGAGAGTGGAACAGAGATGTGCAGTACAGAGGTAGAGTACGAATCCAGCTCAAACAAGATGATGGCAACCCGTGTTTACCACAGTTTCCAACAC gTAAATCAGTGATGCTGTATGCTGCAGAAACCATTCccaaactgaaaacaagaacCCAAAAGATGGGAGGTAGTGATCAAAGTCTTCAGCAAGGAGAGGGAGGCAAGAAAggtaaagggaagaaaaagaaatga